One genomic segment of Sminthopsis crassicaudata isolate SCR6 chromosome 2, ASM4859323v1, whole genome shotgun sequence includes these proteins:
- the LOC141556733 gene encoding plasma serine protease inhibitor-like, with product MRFKLFLSLLLTSIQAAGGCHVSPHRLGKSASDFAFRGIHSAKDASLICKMTEKNADFAFTLYKQLVSQDSDLNVFFSPLSVSMILSLLTLGVHSTTRTQILVGLGFNLKEIQEDAIHKFFQNLILNLNMPNPELQLSMGSALFVEERFRLLEEFSQNVKTMYMSEALSIDFQYPVRAQKRINDYISEQTQKKIRGLVKNVDANTMMILVNYIFFKASWERNFDPKRTKEENFIVSEKTMVKVPMMIHEDIHYYFRDRSLSCSVLQIAYATNETALFVLPDQGQMKRVEAALTQKIMKRWLKGLKKRAMELRIPKLSLYGKYELQKILPALKITNIFSKEADFSGIIDLNNKPSHLTPLITQIVHETGFEMDESGPQVAINSKSHVKVRLSTARHHMMEFNRPFLIMILTQPNQSILLLGKVVNPREAEGLSASTLS from the exons ATGAGATTCAAGTTATTTCTCTCTCTATTGCTCACCAGCATCCAAGCTGCTGGGGGCTGCCATGTTTCTCCCCATCGATTAGGAAAAAGTGCCTCTGATTTTGCTTTCCGAGGTATTCACAGTGCCAAAGATGCCTCACTCATCtgcaagatgacagaaaaaaatgctgACTTTGCATTCACTCTATATAAGCAGTTAGTCTCTCAAGACTCTgatttgaatgttttcttttccccattgaGTGTCTCCATGATCCTGTCTCTGCTGACCCTTGGAGTACACTCTACTACCCGTACTCAGATCCTTGTGGGTCTGGGTTTCAATCTCAAGGAAATTCAAGAAGATGCAATCCACAAATTCTTCCAGAATTTGATTCTCAATCTCAACATGCCCAATCCTGAGCTCCAACTTAGCATGGGGAGTGCACTGTTTGTTGAAGAAAGATTCAGACTACTGGAAGAGTTCTCGCAAAATGTGAAGACCATGTACATGTCAGAAGCTCTCTCCATTGACTTCCAGTATCCTGTCAGGGCTCAGAAACGCATTAATGACTACATATCAGAGCAAACCCAAAAGAAAATCAGGGGTTTGGTCAAAAATGTTGATGCCAATACTATGATGATTCTAGTGAATTACATCTTCTTTAAAG CTTCATGGGAAAGAAATTTTGATCCTAAAAGAACTAAAGAAGAGAATTTCATTGTATCAGAAAAGACAATGGTGAAGGTCCCCATGATGATCCATGAAGACATACACTATTATTTCCGGGACAGGAGCCTCTCCTGTAGTGTGCTACAAATAGCTTATGCAACAAATGAGACAGCCTTGTTTGTTCTTCCTGACCAAGGGCAGATGAAACGTGTGGAGGCTGCCCTAACTCAAAAAATTATGAAACGGTGGCTCAAGGGACTCAAAAAGAG aGCTATGGAATTACGCATTCCAAAGTTATCCCTTTATGGCAAGTATGAGCTGCAGAAGATACTTCCAGCCCTGAAGATTACGAATATCTTCTCTAAAGAGGCTGATTTCTCTGGCATCATCGACTTGAACAACAAACCTAGCCATCTGACCCCTCTGATTACTCAA ATTGTCCATGAGACTGGATTCGAAATGGACGAGTCAGGTCCACAAGTTGCTATTAATAGTAAGAGCCACGTCAAAGTCAGGTTGTCAACTGCTCGACACCACATGATGGAATTCAACAGGCCTTTTCTGATTATGATTCTTACTCAACCTAACCAGAGCATCCTTTTGCTTGGCAAAGTGGTGAACCCCAGGGAAGCAGAAGGGCTATCTGCTTCCACTCTGTCTTAA